The nucleotide window TGTAGCACAGCTGGAAGGAATTGCCCAGCTGGCGCGACAAGTAATGTTGACGCGTGTTCGTATTTATACACCGGATTACATCGGAGTACGTGAACCGGCCTTTACGACGTCAGTAGGTTTAATTCGTTATGCAAATGCAGAAGACGAATTTTACGGAAGAAGCGAGCCGGTACCAGCTTCTTCATATGCAGCACCTTATCCTACTCAACCAACTCCTTCTAAAAAACAATCAAATGTGCCGGAGAGAGTAGAAAGCGCAAGTAAAGTAAGTGTGATTGATCGCGCGAAAAACTTATTAAACAAATTTTTCGATTAATACGAAAATGAATGACGTGAACAATTAGGAGGAGAAGAGTATGTTAGAATTTGAAACGGATGTTGAACAATTAGCCGTTATTAAAGTAATCGGCGTTGGCGGAGGCGGTAACAATGCCGTAAACCGCATGATCGAACATGGTGTACAAGGTGTGGACTTTATCGCTGTAAATACAGATGCGCAAGCTTTAAATCTGTCAAAAGCTGAATATAAACTACAAATTGGCGGTAAATTAACACGTGGACTAGGTGCAGGAGCAAACCCTGAAGTGGGTAAAAAAGCTGCTGAGGAAAGCCGCGAACAATTGGAAGAAGTACTGCGTGGTGCCGACATGGTATTCGTAACTGCCGGTATGGGCGGTGGTACTGGTACGGGTGCAGCACCGGTAATCGCATCAATCGCACGTGATTTAGGTGCATTGACAGTAGGTGTTGTAACACGTCCGTTTACATTTGAAGGCCGTAAACGCCAAACACAGGCAATCGGTGGTATTACTTCAATGAAGGAAGCGGTTGATACATTAATCGTCATTCCAAACGATAAGTTACTGCAAATTGTTGATAAATCAACACCAATGCTTGAAGCGTTCCGTGAAGCGGACAATGTATTACGTCAAGGTGTACAAGGTATTTCAGACTTGATCGCAACACCTGGTTTAATCAACCTGGACTTTGCCGATGTAAAAACAATCATGTCCGATAAAGGTTCTGCATTAATGGGTATCGGTATTGCTGCTGGTGAAAACCGTGCAGTAGAAGCCGCTAAAAAAGCAATTTCTTCTCCATTACTTGAAACATCAATCGATGGAGCAAAAGGTGTCATTATGAATATTACAGGCGGAACGAACTTAAGTTTATTTGAAGTTCAGGAAGCTGCCGATATTGTACAGCTTGCTTCTGACGAAGAAGTAAATATGATCTTCGGTTCTGTAATTAACGATAACTTAAACGACGAAATTATCGTAACGGTAATTGCAACAGGTTTCTCTGATGACTTTATTATTCAAAAGCCACAGCCTGTACGTCCTTCAATCGGTGCTCGTCAACAAGCTGCAACAAGCACAACTCAACAGCAGCAACAGCAGCCTGTACGCCAGCAAGAACAGGTGCAGCAAGAAGCGCCGCGTCAAACACAACAAACAAACTATCAGCAGGACGATGCATTGGATATTCCGACATTTTTACGCAATCGTCGCAATCGCTAATAATACAACCTTTCATAATATGAAAAACGATTATTCACATATACATGTGAATAATCGTTTTTTTAGTTTCAGAGATGATATCGAAAACAGCATGCAGTTAATGTATTCGAAAGAAACAGTAGATTAACAGATTCTCCCCGTCAGACTAAAACCTCCGACTATGCCTCTACGCCTCTATCATTCTATAACTTTCCTGCAGCCAACTTTTTGTCGATAGGATTTGAATAGCGTAACAATATGTCATACGATTCTTCCAAATTTATGCAACGGTTAGACAAAAAACTCTGGGGGGGTTTGATAATCTTATTTACAGGAGGACAATACATGTATGCAGAGTGGATTCTTTTAATGAATTTTTTAATGAATCTCGTACTACTAAAATTTACCGCAACTATAACATATACCATCATTCCAATTTGGAGATTACTATTAGGAGCCTTTTGTAGTGCGCTGATCGCTGTGTTATTTATGGGAAACATATTCATGTTGCTTGTAAGTTTCATCATACTACTAGGCATTGCCTTTTCGTTTAAATGGAAAATATTTTACGAGCAGGGAAAGTGGGTTGTTGTCGCTACTTTGCTCGCAGGTGGATTAATAACAGCATTACAGCCATTTTTGCTTGCATCTCCGTTTTTCGTTTATATTTTTTTATGTTTCGGCATAGTATGTATTAGTTTGACAGTGATGAAACAAGGCTGGTTTCAAAAGCTGCAGAATGTTGCACAAAGTCGGTATGTAACGACAAGCAAAGTGGAACTGTTTGAACAACAGATGGAGCTCGTAACATATATCGATACCGGAAATGAATGCACTGAACCTTTAAGTCAGGCACCGGTCCATTTTATTTCATTTAAATCAGTTCAATCGATGTTACCGGATGAATTTAGTGAATGCCTGCTCAAATGGGATGAGCGGGAGCCTTACTCACTGACAATGTTTTCAAAGGAAATACAGAAAAGAATACGTATTGTTCCTATTACAACGGTTCAAAAAGGCACATTACTCGTACCGGCCTTTCGTGCCACAATTGTCATTCAGAACAAGACGTATCCAAATCACTATGTTGTATTTACGAAAAATGATGCGCGCTTTCCGCAAAATGCACAAATGATTGCACATGTGTTTGTCCTAACGAATTCATAAGGGAGGATCGATATTGCTTAAGAAAATTCAATCGATAATTTTAAACATACTAAGCTACTTTAGAAGAAAAAAAGGGACATACTATATAGGGGGACATGATTCATTGCCTATTCCATTAACTAGAGAAGAAGAAGTTGTCGTAGTCGAAGCATTTATGAATGGTGACTTGCATGCCAGAGATATGTTAATTGAAAGAAATTTACGTTTGGTTGTTTATATTGCAAGACGTTTTGATAATACGAGCACGCCGATTGAGGATTTAATCAGCATCGGTTCCATTGGCCTTATAAAAGCGATTGAAACATTTAATTTGGATAAAAATATTAAATTGGCGACGTATGCCTCACGCTGTATCGAAAATGAAATATTGATGCATTTACGAAAGACGAGCCGCATGAAAGGCGAAGTTTCCTTTGATGAACCGTTAAATGCGGATGCAGACGGCAATGAACTGTTGCTTTCAGACATATTAGGGACAGAGGAACATATAATCACACTTGATGTAGAACGTAAAATTGAGCGTCAGCATATGTTTAATGCCATTAATCAGCTGACACCTCGTGAAAAGTATATTATGGAGTGCCGTTTTGGCCTAAACGGAAAAGAAGAAATGACGCAAAAGGAAGTAGCGGATCATTTAGGGATTTCGCAATCTTATATTTCAAGATTGGAGAAAAAAATTATTATGGATTTACGTGAATTCCTGAACGAACCAATTGCATAAGATGGTTAAATTTGGCGCGCATAGCGATGACCATTTCGGACAAAATGATTGCAAAGACAAAAGACAATCTAGTTCGGAAGGTGAAGTTGGATGCGTACAAAAGTGGAATTATGTGGTGTGGATACATCTACATTACCAGTACTGAAGCCAGATGAAATGAAAGATTTATTTATACGATTACAGCAAGGAGAATGGATTGTTCGTGAGCAGCTAGTTTTCTGCAATTTACGTTTAGTGCTCAGCATTGTCGGCCGTTATGCCTATCGTGGCGAACAGGCAGATGATTTATTTCAAGTAGGATGTATTGGTTTATTAAAAGCGATTGATAATTTTGATTTAAAGCATAATGTTCGATTTTCAACATATGCTGTACCGATGATTATGGGAGAAATCCGCAGACATCTGCGCGATCATCATGCACTGCGTGTGTCCCGTTCATTGCGCGATATTGCGTATAAAGCGATGAAAGCAAAAGAACAATTTATTGCGGAACATTTAACAGAACCCACAATCGAGCAATTGGCACAGGCAATTGAAATGAAAAAAGAAGATGTACTGTTTGCTCTTGATGCAATTCAAGACCCGATGTCACTGCAGGAGCCGATTTATTCCGATGGTGGCGATGCAATCTTTATGATTGACCAAATTAAAGATAAAGTAACAGAAGAGCATTGGGTCGGTTCGATTTCATTGCAAGAGAGTATGAAAAAGCTAAACAGCAGACAAAAAATGATTATAGAAAAGCGCTTTTTCCTTGGTGAAACTCAAACGGAAATCGCCCAGTCATTAGGTATTTCACAAGCGCAAATATCGAGATTGGAAAAGAGTGCGGTAGAAATGATGAAGCGGGATTTCCGTTAAATAGATAGAAATTCTGAGGGACTGTCCAACACGTAGGGCTGTCCCTTTCATCATAAATTTACAATGTTTGAATACTTATAATGAGGTAAAAGTAAATTAATGATACAGAGAGGATGGAGGAATGCGATTTTCATCCGTTCAGGAGAAGGAAATCATTGAGGCAACAAGCGGAAAATTTATCGGTTATATTGTAGATGCGGAAGTGGACGAAAAAGAAGGTGCCATTACGGCATTTATAATTTCCCCGCCAAAAAAGTTTTACCATTTATTTCAAGGGGAAGAGTTAGTTAAGAAAGTTCTCTTCAGTAATATACTCACAGTAGGAAAAGATGTCATATTAGTGAAATCACCGGATGAATAGTTCGCGCTATTCATTGAAAATTAAACTAGCACTTGATACAATGAGAGAAACTATTGTTGTAAAGTTGGGAAAAAAGTGACGAAAATCATAGAAAACTTAAAACAGATTCAACATCAAATAGAAATTGCAAAACAACGTGTCAATGCCGAACAGGCAGTCCAGATTATTGCTGTGACGAAAGAAGTAGATGTCAACCGGACAGAAGAAGCGATTGAAGCGGGTCTTGTCCATTTAGGTGAAAACCGTCCTGAAGGCCTATTAAATAAGCGGGATTCGATCAACTCAGCTGTTTCCTGGCATTATATAGGTTCATTACAGACGAGAAAAGTAAAGCAGGTAATTGATCAGATTGACTATTTACATTCTCTTGATCGATTAAGCCTGGCTGAAGAGATTGAAAAAAGAGCAACAAAACAAGTGAAATGTTTCTTGCAAGTAAATGTTTCAGGTGAAGAATCGAAACATGGCTTAACGAAAGAACAAGCGCTGGATTTTGTAAAGCAGCTTGAGCAGTTTTCAAAAATTGAAGTAGTAGGTTTAATGACGATGGCTCCTTTTACTGAAGATGAAACAACGATTAGACAAGTGTTTAAACAGTTAAAACAATTGCAACAAGAAGTGTCACAATTGAACATACCAAATGTACCTTGTACTGAATTATCGATGGGCATGTCAAATGACTACGAAATTGCAGTTGAAGAAGGGGCAACATTTGTTAGAATTGGAACCGCTCTTGTTGGCTAAGGAGGATTAATATGAGCATTAAAAATATTTTTGACAAGTTCTTTTATTTAGAAGAAATAGAAGAAGATTATGCTCCTGCCCAAACGCAAACAGTGCAAAAACAAGCACCAAAAGCAGTTCAAAGTGAACCACAGCAATTTTACCAGGATTATGGACAAAAGCAGCAACCACAACTCATTCAAAACCGAATGAAGAAGGAGCGTAAAATGCAACAGCAACCACCGCGCAATGAAGTCGTGATGCAAAATCATAACAATGTTGTGAGCCTTCAAGCTGCGTCTTCATCGAAGAATTCCAAATTAGTATTATTAGAACCACGTGTATATGCAGAAGCGCAGGATATCGCGGAACATTTGAAAAACAAACGTGCTACCGTTGTCAATTTACAGCGCATCGACCGGGATCAAGGGAAGCGAATAATCGATTTTCTGAGCGGAACAGTGTATGCTTTAGGTGGAGATATTCAACGTATTGGAAATGATATTTTCCTATGTACACCGGAAAACGTAGAAGTATCAGGAGAAATTTCTAATTTAACGTTCGAGTAATTAAATTTTGTGAGGTAAAAACATGATTATATTTTCAATTGTATCAACAGCATTTCTTGTTTACCGTTTTATGCTGATTGGATACATATTAATGTCTTGGGTTCCGGCACTGCAGGAATCGGCTGTTGGTCGTTTCCTGGAAACAGTATGTGAACCGTATTTAGGATTCTTCCGCAAATTTATTCCACCGATTGGCATGATTGATATTTCACCAATTGTCGGTTTATTCGCGTTAGTATTTATCGAGCGAGGCGTCTATAGCGTCCTAGCATTTTTCTTATAATCTAATTGAACTCCTGCCATTGTAGGAGTTTTCTTTATTTCCGGTAGTTTCGCGGTCATCACGATGAAAGCCATTCAGAGACAATGGGGTAGAGGTTTTTAGATTGGCTGAAGGGCTTATACATAAAATAAAAGTTTAATTTAATCGGAAAGTGGAAAAATTAGTAACACAGTTTAAAAGAAAGTAGGAATTATGATGGAGCATTTAATCCAGCATTTTCGTAAAGATGAACAACCTTTCATTGAGCAAGTTATTGGATGGCAGCGTGAAGTAGAAGATCGCTATGCTCCAAAATTGACCGATTTTTTAGATCCGAGACAGCGTTTTATCGTTGAGTCGATCGTTCAGCAGTCAGATGATCTCCGTGTATTCACAGAAGGGGTATTTGAAGAAGCGGAACGTAAACGAATGCTGATTGCCCCATCCTATTACGAGCCGGCAGAAGCCGATTTTCAGATCGCTGTGTACTCACTGAATTACCCGACAAAGTTTGTCCAGCTGCGTCATCCTGATGTATTAGGGGCCTTATTATCGATCGGCCTTGATCGCAGCAAGTTTGGGGATATTCGACTTGCCGATAATACAGTCCAATTTGCAATCGCATCGGAAATAGCGGATTATGTGCGGGCACATTTGACAAGTATCGGTAAAGTGAAAGTAAGTGCTGAGAAAATGGATGCGACTACACCGTATATCCAAAACGAGGAGCAATGGGTCGAAAGCTCACATACGGTTTCTTCAATGCGTCTGGATGTGGTTTTGGCGACAATCGTTAATATCTCCCGTCAAAAATCACAAAGCCTGATCAATGCCGGCAAAGTAAAAGTTAACTGGACTGTCAGGGAAGCGGTAGCTTTCGAATTGCAGGAAGGTGACATTATTTCAGCACGAGGGTATGGACGGTTAAAAGTCATCCTGACAGAAGGACGAACAAAAAAAGATAAGATTCGATTACAAGTAGGACGTTTAGAGCAAAAAGTATAATTTTCAACTGTTTTTTAGGAAAACATGATGTTATTCCCTAAAGAAACGTTTATAATACTTGTAAGAATGTACGTAAAAAAGGAGAGTAGAACGATATGCCATTATCACCTCTTGATATACATAATAAGGAGTTTACACGTGGATTCCGTGGATATGCAGAAGACGAAGTAAATGAATTTTTAGATCAGATTATAAAAGATTATGAGATTGTTTTACGCGAGAAAAAAGAGCTCGAAGAAAAGATCAAAATGATGTCAGAACAAATGAATCATTATAATTCATTGGAAGACACATTACAGAAATCAATTGTTGTTGCTCAAGAGGCAGCTGGCGAAGTTCGTCGCAATTCCGAAAAAGAAGCAAAACTCATCGTTAAAGAAGCTGAAAAAAATGCGGACCGTATTGTTAATGACGCATTGGCAAAAGCGAGAAAAGTAACGATTGAGATTGACGAATTAAAAAAACAGTCAAAAGTATTCCGCAACAGATTCAAAATGTTAGTGGAAGCACAGCTTGATTTACTGAATACAGGCGATTGGGATCAATTACTGGAATATGACGTAGACTTGACGGAAATCCAGAAAAACAATCGTAAAGAAATCAATGAAGAGAACCAAAATGACGAAAATGCCGTGTATTAGTCACCGGTACTTGACATTTTATACAGCCTTTTCATATACTGAAAAATAATGAATAGGATGCACTTGCATCAGGCTTTGACGGAGACAGTAAATTTAACATTGTGGTTTAGCGATTCGAGGACGGTGAGAGCTCGAACGAAGCAAGTTAAATCGAAAATCACTCCTGAGCTAAATGACTGAAATTCGAGTAAGTTATTTCGTAGCACACGACGTTACAGTGTCTAATGAGGCTAATTTTAATTAGCGAATTTAGGGTGGTACCACGAGACTAATGCTCCTCGTCCCTTTTTTACAGGGATGGAGGGGCTTTTTTGTTGTTTAAAAGTTCCAAAACCCCTATTGGAGCATTAAAAGTATGACAATCGATGAAACGCATTCATTTTTGCTGTAACGTTGATTGGAATGGAGGGGAGGATGGAACGAATGCTAAAATCGTCACGTCCTGTGACAACGCATTCGTAACCAGCATCGTGTTGGCCCCCGGAATGGAAATCAACAATCAACAATCAACACTCGATAAGATCACTAGGAGGAATTTACAATGGTAGAGTATAAAGACACATTATTAATGCCGAAAACCGACTTCCCTATGCGCGGCGGTTTACCAACTAAAGAACCGCAAGTTCAGGCACAATGGGATGAAATGGATATTAACAAATTAGTGCTGGAGCGTACAAAAGATCGTCCTCACTATTTACTGCATGATGGACCTCCATATGCAAACGGAGACATCCATATTGGACACGCATTGAACAAAGTTATCAAAGATATGATTAACCGCCAAAAATCGATGTCAGGTTTCCATGTGCCATATATTCCAGGCTGGGATACACATGGTTTACCAATCGAACAGGCGTTAACAAATAAAGGTGTTAAGCGTAAAGAAATGTCGGTTGCAGAATTCCGTGAACTATGTGAGAAATACGCTTACGAACAAATCGAAAACCAAAAAGGCCAATTCCGTCGTCTAGGTGTACGCGGTGACTGGGAAAATCCGTATATTACATTAAAACCTGAATTCGAAGCACGCCAAATTGAAGTATTCGGGAAAATGGCGGAAAAGGGCTATATTTATAAAGGCCTAAAACCGGTTTATTGGTCACCGTCTTCTGAGTCAGCATTGGCAGAAGCGGAAATCGAATATAAAGATGTTGAATCGTATTCAATTTATGTAGCATTCGGTATTAAAGACAGCAAAGGTGTAGTACCTGCAGATGCTAAATTTGTCATCTGGACAACAACTCCATGGACGATTCCGGCAAACTTAGGGATTTCGGTTAACCCTGAATTCACATATGTTGTCGTAGAAACAAACGGCAGCAAATATATTGTTGCAAAAGATTTACTGGAAAAACTTTCAGCGACATTCGGCTGGGAAGATGTTCAGATCGTTCAGGAAGTACAAGGCGAACAGCTTGATATGGTGGTAGCAGAACACCCAATCTACAAGCGTGATTCATTAGTAATGGTTGGTGACCATGTAACTGCCGATGCCGGTACTGGTTGTGTCCACACAGCACCAGGTCACGGTGAGGACGACTATCAGATCGGTAAACGCTATGGACTGGACATTTTATCACCAGTAGACAACGGTGGCTGCTATACAAATGAAGCACCTGGTTTTGAAGGATTATTCTATGAAAAAGCAAATCCGGTTGTCATTGAAAAATTAAAAGAAGAAAATGCTTTATTGAATGTTTCTAAATTTACCCATTCATACCCGCATGACTGGCGTACGAAAAAACCGGTAATTTACCGTGCAACACCGCAATGGTTCGCATCTGTTGAAATGTTCCGTAGTGAATTGTTGGATGCAGTAACAGCGACAGAATTTACACCAAGCTGGGGCGAGACTCGTCTTTACAATATGATCCGTGACCGCGGTGACTGGGTAATTTCCCGTCAACGTGCATGGGGTGTACCAATTCCGATTTTCTATGCGGAAGATGAAACACCGATCATCACATCTGAAACAATCGCGCATATTTCAAAATTATTCCGCGAACACGGTTCAAATATTTGGTTCCAGCGTGAAGCAAAAGACTTGCTACCAGAAGGCTTTACACATGAAGGCAGCCCGAACGGCAAGTTTACGAAAGAAAATGACATTATGGACGTATGGTTCGACTCAGGATCTTCTCACCAAGGTGTATTGGCAGAGCGCGGACTGAAATACCCTGCCGACCTTTACCTTGAAGGTTCTGACCAACACCGTGGATGGTTCAACTCATCATTAATCACATCTGTTGCGATTAATGGGCATGCACCATATAAAGGTTTATTAACACATGGCTTCGTATTGGACGGCGAAGGTCGCAAAATGTCTAAATCGCTTGGCAACACGATCGATCCGATTAAAGTGATGAACCAGTACGGTGCCGACATTATTCGTATGTGGGTAGCATCTGTTGACTATACAGGGGATGTTCGTATTTCAATGGATATGCTGAAGCAAGTATCTGAAACATACCGTAAAGTGCGTAATACATTGCGCTTCCTGCACGGAAATGTGACAGACTTCAATGAAACGACTGACCGTGTTGCTTATGAAGAGCTTCGTGAAATGGATCAGTATATGTACATGCGCTTACAGGATGTTGTAAAAACAATCCGTGAAGCCTATGACCGTTATGACTTCTCAACTGTATACACTACGGTGAATAACTTTGTAGCAATCGAGCTTTCTTCATTCTACTTGGATATCGCAAAAGATGTTGTCTACATCGAAGGAACTGACAACAAAAACCGTCGTGCAATGCAAACGGTTATGTACGATACATTAATGGCATTAGTGAAATTATTAACGCCGATTATTCCGCATACGACAGAAGAGTTATGGGGCTACATCGAATTCGACGGCAAGCCGCAATCTGTACAATTAACAGATTTCCCTGAAGTAGTAGAACAAGCAAACTTTGCAGATCTACGTGCGAAATGGGTAAAAGTAATTGCAGTGCGCAATGAAGTGCTAAAAGCATTGGAAGAAGCGCGTAATGCAAAAACAATCGGTAAATCACTGGAAGCGAAAATCTCGGTTTATGCAGACAGTGAAACAGTCGAGCTGTTGAATGATGCAAACATCGATTTTGCACAGCTTTCAATCGTATCTCAATTCTTCATCGCGGGCAGCAAGGAAAATGCACCTGCCGAAAGCTTAGTACTTGATAAAACAGCATTAGTTGTTGAAAAAGCAGACGGTGAAAAATGTGAGCGTTGCTGGACAATTTCAGAAACAGTCGGCGCTAGCGAAAATCATCCAACATTATGTAAACGTTGTGCGGATGTTGTAGAAAACTATTACGTATAAAAATTTGGAACGCTGTTGCCATTTTGGCAATGGCGTTCCTTTATAGCTACTTTATTTTTCCGAAAAATAAAATATTTAGGAGTTGTACATTTTGGAACAAATCGAACAAAAGTCATTAACTCCTGATACTTTTTTGCAGGGGATAAAAGATTGTGTCCCGACATTGCTCGGGTATATTAGCATCGGTCTTGCATTTGGTGTTGTCGGAATTGCATCAGGTATATCGGTATTGGAAGTATTTTTACTGTCGGTGCTTGTATATGCAGGTTCCGCCCAGTTTATCTTTTGCGGACTGTACTTAGCCGGAGCTCCGGTAACAGCGGTCATTGTTACAATCTTCATCGTCAATTTACGGCACTTGCTCATGTCTTTGACAATTGCACCGTACTTCACAAAGTATTCGACGCTACGTAATATCGGATTCGGGACATTGCTGACAGACGAGACATTCGGTGTTTCCGTTGTTGCTGCCGGAAAAGAAGGACGTCTTGGCGGGAAATGGATGGATGGTTTAAATATAACGGCCTATACAAGCTGGATTGCCGCGTGTACAGTTGGGGGCATTATCGGGCAATGGATGCCGGATCCGGAAAAATGGGGACTGGACTATGCTTTAGTGGCAATGTTTGTCGCACTGCTTGTTCTGACGCTTGCGAGCATTCCAAAAGAAAAATTAATGCATTACATAAAACTGATTGGCATTATGATTATCAGCATGTACGGGATGCTTTACTTTATGCCGGGGCATTTAGCGGTTCTGTTATCAACAATGGTCGTTGCAACGATTGGGGTGGTATTGGAAAAATGACAACCTCGGTAGCGATGGTATTATTGATTCTCGGCTGTGCTTTAGTAACGTGGATTCCTAGAATATTGCCGTTTATATTAGTGAAAAATATGAAGATGCCAAAAATGGTCCTGCGATGGCTTGCCTACATACCGGTTTGTATATTGTCCGCCCTCGTTATTGAAGGTTTCTTCGAGAAAGAAGAAGCAATCGTTACGGTTCAATGGCTGAACATAATGGCGTTTATTCCGACACTGTTTGTTGCTCTACTTACAAAAAGTTTATCGAAAACAGTAATTGCCGGTGTCGTGACAATGGCGGGACTGCGATTATTGTTAGGGTGAAGGTGAAGGGTTCGAGCTTGTTTAGTTAAATGTGACTAAACAGGCTTTTTCTTTTAAGGGGGAATTGGGGAAGCCGCTGCTTTTATTAGAAGATGGGGCTTCGGAAGTAGAAACTTTTATGCCGAAAGTGGAATCTTTAGGATGAAATGTAGAAAGTTTCGAGTGGAAAGTAGAACAATTCGCATCAAAAGTAGAAGCTGCTGAATTTATTAGAAAATAAGGGCTCGAAAGTAGAAACTTGTGTGCAGAAAGTGGAATCTTTAGGATGAAATGTAGAAACCTTTACGATGTAAGTAGAATCTTTATCAAGAAAAGTAGAAACTTTCACCTCAAAATTAGAAGCTGCTGATTTTATTGTCACTTTTTCACGTATTAAAAATATCAGATGGTCTGATATTTATGTTAAAATAGGTAAGATATATCGTAAACGG belongs to Solibacillus sp. FSL W7-1436 and includes:
- the ileS gene encoding isoleucine--tRNA ligase, which codes for MVEYKDTLLMPKTDFPMRGGLPTKEPQVQAQWDEMDINKLVLERTKDRPHYLLHDGPPYANGDIHIGHALNKVIKDMINRQKSMSGFHVPYIPGWDTHGLPIEQALTNKGVKRKEMSVAEFRELCEKYAYEQIENQKGQFRRLGVRGDWENPYITLKPEFEARQIEVFGKMAEKGYIYKGLKPVYWSPSSESALAEAEIEYKDVESYSIYVAFGIKDSKGVVPADAKFVIWTTTPWTIPANLGISVNPEFTYVVVETNGSKYIVAKDLLEKLSATFGWEDVQIVQEVQGEQLDMVVAEHPIYKRDSLVMVGDHVTADAGTGCVHTAPGHGEDDYQIGKRYGLDILSPVDNGGCYTNEAPGFEGLFYEKANPVVIEKLKEENALLNVSKFTHSYPHDWRTKKPVIYRATPQWFASVEMFRSELLDAVTATEFTPSWGETRLYNMIRDRGDWVISRQRAWGVPIPIFYAEDETPIITSETIAHISKLFREHGSNIWFQREAKDLLPEGFTHEGSPNGKFTKENDIMDVWFDSGSSHQGVLAERGLKYPADLYLEGSDQHRGWFNSSLITSVAINGHAPYKGLLTHGFVLDGEGRKMSKSLGNTIDPIKVMNQYGADIIRMWVASVDYTGDVRISMDMLKQVSETYRKVRNTLRFLHGNVTDFNETTDRVAYEELREMDQYMYMRLQDVVKTIREAYDRYDFSTVYTTVNNFVAIELSSFYLDIAKDVVYIEGTDNKNRRAMQTVMYDTLMALVKLLTPIIPHTTEELWGYIEFDGKPQSVQLTDFPEVVEQANFADLRAKWVKVIAVRNEVLKALEEARNAKTIGKSLEAKISVYADSETVELLNDANIDFAQLSIVSQFFIAGSKENAPAESLVLDKTALVVEKADGEKCERCWTISETVGASENHPTLCKRCADVVENYYV
- a CDS encoding AzlC family ABC transporter permease, with the protein product MEQIEQKSLTPDTFLQGIKDCVPTLLGYISIGLAFGVVGIASGISVLEVFLLSVLVYAGSAQFIFCGLYLAGAPVTAVIVTIFIVNLRHLLMSLTIAPYFTKYSTLRNIGFGTLLTDETFGVSVVAAGKEGRLGGKWMDGLNITAYTSWIAACTVGGIIGQWMPDPEKWGLDYALVAMFVALLVLTLASIPKEKLMHYIKLIGIMIISMYGMLYFMPGHLAVLLSTMVVATIGVVLEK
- a CDS encoding AzlD domain-containing protein produces the protein MTTSVAMVLLILGCALVTWIPRILPFILVKNMKMPKMVLRWLAYIPVCILSALVIEGFFEKEEAIVTVQWLNIMAFIPTLFVALLTKSLSKTVIAGVVTMAGLRLLLG